One Pseudomonadota bacterium genomic window, AGAGTCGTGGCTCACCGAGCTCGACACGTCACAGCTGCGAAAGATGTTCACATTGCAGGCCGGTGCCGTGGAGGACGATGTCGTATGAGCGGGTGGCCGAGATACGAGAAGCGACAGAGAATTGCCACGAAAGACGGCATCAAGGCCCGCACGCAGACCTTCGGTCAAGCGTGGTGGTCGCGCAAGTGGATCGCCGCGCTTGAGGGGTTGGGATGGGACGCCCGCCTGGGACGGGGACGCTCGTACGCCCGCTCCGGGCAGGTTCTCGACTACACGGTGGCGGCCGGGCGGGTGACGGCGAAGGTGCAGGGGTCGCGCCCCAAGCCCTACAAGATCGACATCGCCCTGGCGCCGATCTCCGACCGCGAGTGGGAGAAGGTGCTCGACGCCCTGGCGGCCCGCGCCGAGTATGTCGCCCGTCTGCTCAACGGCGACATGCCGCAAGACATCGACGAGGCGTTCGCGGAGGCGGGGGCGGCGCTGCTGCCACGCACGTCGTCCGAGCTGCAGAACACGTGCTCCTGCCCGGATTGGGGAAACCCGTGCAAGCACATCGCCGCGGTGTACTACGTCATCGGCGAGGCCCTCGACAGCGACCCGTTCATTCTCACCACGTTACGAGGGCGCGATCGAGAGACCTTGCTCGGCGCGTTGCGGGCACGGCGGGGCGACGAACCGATGGCGGTCGTGCCGGAAGAGACCAACGAGGCGCTCTCGCTCGAGGGGTTCTGGCAGGGCGGCGCCGTCGAGCTCGACCCCGACCTCTCGCCCCCGCGCGTGCGCGCC contains:
- a CDS encoding metal-binding protein, with protein sequence MSGWPRYEKRQRIATKDGIKARTQTFGQAWWSRKWIAALEGLGWDARLGRGRSYARSGQVLDYTVAAGRVTAKVQGSRPKPYKIDIALAPISDREWEKVLDALAARAEYVARLLNGDMPQDIDEAFAEAGAALLPRTSSELQNTCSCPDWGNPCKHIAAVYYVIGEALDSDPFILTTLRGRDRETLLGALRARRGDEPMAVVPEETNEALSLEGFWQGGAVELDPDLSPPRVRASVLRRLGVPGAWTTVDEMQAVFANVLAAASEAALAES